A window of Miscanthus floridulus cultivar M001 chromosome 12, ASM1932011v1, whole genome shotgun sequence genomic DNA:
TTCGTTTGGCtcataagccatgactgaaagtactgttgactgatttttgtgagagaaaaatattattcgttggttgaaaaagtacAACTTACAAGCCAAGCCACGAGTGAGCACGACTGTTGAGTCCTGGGGTAGCAGCGCGCAAAGGTAAATTAGGCACGTTTCGCAGAAAGAACGGAGCAGTCAGCAGGACTTCAGAGAAAGGTTACCACGGTGGCACGCCGTCGGATAAATTACAGATTCCACGTCTACAGTGCAAGTCTTCAGAGCCGCCAAGTCTCGTCTAATGAAACGACAACGAGAGAGATAAATCGACTAATCCCCCAGGCCCTCGCAGTCAGTTAAAATTATGTTAGGCCCTGTTTTGGATCCCACCGGTTTTTTAAAAATTCTAGTTTTAAAAAGCTGGGTGGGATCAAAACAGGCTAGTTTTTGCCTAGTTTCTTGtgtcaatttttatcacattcttAAAAACTAAGAAGTTGTTGATATCCAGCTTTTGCTAGTATCTTGTGACTCTGTGAGCAATAAATGATGTTAGAATCTTAAAAACTGAAGGATCCGAACACCATTCACCAATTTTTACTCACAATCCAGATTTTAGAAACTAGAGACAAAAACTGATTTTTAAGAATCTAAAAcgcatccaaacatgccctaattcGCATGGCTTCTGTGCTGCGGACTAGTAGTATTTCACGCATGTGTGCGCATTAGGCTAATACGTGCACGCTTTGCGCTTTGCGCTTTGCGCTTTGCGTTTCCCTAAACGCTGCTTTGACTTGATCTCGCCCGAATACAGCCGCGCTACCAGCTCCATCTCATGCCGCTCTACCAGCTCCATCTCTCTGTCGCGTGCCGCGCCCGCGTATATAAAGCCGCGCTGCTTGCGCTCTCGTTCATTCCCATCCCAGACTCGCTTCTCCGCACACGACCAGCGAAGCCGCCGCACGCTCCGCTAGTCCCGGGTATTGCGAGGAAAAAAAAAGGCAGGAGCTCGTAGTTCGTACTTCGTAGCTTGGTTTTAGCTTCCTTTTTCGGGGGATCTCGGCAGCTTGCAGTTGCAGCGGCAGCAAATGGACGCCGGCGACGCCATGGAGAAGGGCCAGCGCTCGCCGCGGCTGCCAAAGGTACGCTAGCTCCAGGAGCTCCTCTTCATTTTCTCGTCCACTGGTACGGAAGGACGCGCTCGCCGCGTGATGGCTTATCGTAATTTTCAGTTTTGTCGCTAGCCTTCACGGACAACGTACGGATCAAATCGGGTCAGTTTTTAATTATAGACACTAAAATAGTTACGAGAGAGCAATAATGAAATGCAAGGTCTATTTGACTTTTTGGCGAATTATCAAATACGGAGTAAACATACAAAATCATCTGCACAAGCGAACTGTTGCGTACCACAAGTAACCAAGGCTCAAGCGTGTCGCATTTATATAGCTGCCAAAATAACGTCGTCTTACCCCGTTTCCGTTTATACGCGCAAGATAACGTGCGATGGCACGGCAGAACCATCGCTAGCTTTTACTGTTTGATCAGGTAGCAAGTGATTTTGCCACGTACGGGGTTGGTGGCAACAACCCTAGCCTTAGACGAGTACGAGCGTACCAATTATTCTAAGTGTCCATCAGACAAGGTGAAAACGGTTTTGTGTGCTACAATATCCGAAAATCTGGACTTTTCAGATTTTCCGTTCAAGGTTCAAAAAGGTTGGTCAGAAAAGTGCACCCCCCAAACCCCCGACTCCCGGTTTGAACACAAAGATTGCCATACTTTTATGTGCTTATTACGCATGTGATGAATAAATAACAATTGGCGTATAGATGATAACCTTCCTTTCTGCTTAGTTATAACCATGCAAACCGGAAGTAGTACATTTTTTGACTGGCAGAAATACAGAGTTCATATTTCTGACAGTCCGCACAAATTTACAAACATTGCAGAGTGGGAGCCCAAAGATTCAGGATGAAAGCCTCACGGTGCCACTCATTCAAGACAAGAACACCGGAAGCAAAGCACCAGCGGTGGTTCTAGGTGAGCTCCAAGTGTCTTCAGACAGGACCACcgagatagctactgtaaattTGCGAACCAAGCTTTCCTAGCTAAATGCTGACAAACTCAACACTGAAACGTTTTCTCCAGGATTCGAGTGCTTGGAGAGCACAGCGTTCAATGGCATTGGCACGAACCTGGTGGTGTACCTGGAGACCGTGCTACACGGCAGCAATCTAGTCAGTGCGTCCAGTGTCACGTCGTGGTTCGGGACCAGCTACCTGACCCCGATCTTCGGAGCCATCGTCGCGGACACGTACTGGGGCAACTACAACACCATCCTCGTCTCCCTCCTCGTCTACCTACTTGTGAGCATTAGTATTTTTCAAATGCAAATCCTAATTATGTGAACCGTGAACGTGAAAACTTACGAGCATGCTTAAGCTTAACTCCGCGATCTGATCGGCGCAGGGCATGATGTTTGTCACCTTCTCGGCGTTCCTGCCGACCACCGAGCTCTGCGGAGTTGGGTCGTCGTGCCACCCGGTGCTGGGCTCGCAGAACATCGCGTTCCTCGGCCTCTACCTCGTGGCCTTCGGCAGCGGCGGCGTGCGCGCGGCGCTGCTGCCGTTCGGCGCGGAGCAGTTCGACGACGACAACGCCGTGGACCGGGAGCGCAAGATGTCCTTCTTCAGCTGGTTCTACATCTGCGTCGACTTCGGCATGATCATCTCGGGCCTCTTCATCGTGTGGATCCAGCAGAACATCAGCTGGGGGCTCGGCTTCGGCATCGCCACCGCCTGCATCGCGCTCGCCTTCGGCGGCTTCGTGCTCGCCACGCCCATGTACAAGCGCCAGATGCCCACGGGAACGCCGCTCAAGAGCCTGGGCCAGGTCGTGGTCGCCGCGTTCAGGAAGGTCAGCCTCCGCGTCCCCGCGGACGCCAGCCTCCTCTACGAGGTCCACGACAAGATCGAGCAGCCCAAGATCGCGCACACCGACGAGTTCGGGTTCCTCGACAAGGCGGCGGTGGTCGCAGAGTCGGACCTGGAGGAGGTGACGAACGACGCCGCGGCCGCGGGGTCATCGTGGAGGCTATGCACGGTGACGCAGGTGGAGGAGCTCAAGATCCTGCTGCGTCTGCTCCCGATATGGGCGACCAGCATCGTGCTGTCGGCGGCGTACGCGCAGCTGAACACCACGTTCGTGCAGCAGGGCGGGCGTGATGGACATGCGGGTGATGTCGCTCACCGTCCCGGCCGCGTCCATGGTGTCCTTCGAGGTGCTGTGCGTCCTGGCGTGGGTGCTCATCTACGGCGCCATGATCGTGCCGGCGCTCCGGGCCATCTCCCCCGCGCGCGGCGAGCCGTCGCAGCTGCAGCGGATGGGGGCCGGGCGGCTGCTCATGGCGTGCGCGATGGCCGTGGCGGCGCTGGTGGAGATGAAGCGCCTCGACGCCGCGGGCCGCGGCGAGTCCATCAGCATCGCGTGGCAGATGCCGCAGTACTTCGTGCTGGCCGGCGGGGAGGTGTTCTGCTACATCGCGCAGCTGGAGTTCTTCTACAACGAGGCGCCGGAGACGATGAAGAGCATGTGCACGTCCTTCGCGCTGCTCACCGTCGCGCTGGGGAGCTACATGAGCTCGCTCATCTACGCCGTCGTGGACGCGCTCACCGCCACCGGCGGGCGGCCCGGCTGGATCTCGGACAACCTCAACGAGGGCCACCTCGACTACTTCTTCTGGACCATGGCGGCGCTGTGCACGCTCAACTTCGTCGTGTACAGTGGGTTCGCCAGGAACTACAAGGTCAAGACGGTCGTGTCGTGATCCTGCCACTGCCAGCGTGCACAAAAGGGTCCAGTTAGTTTGCAGTGGGTGTTGTTGCGCCAATGGCAAGCACCTATGGGGGCACAGAAAATTGATTTTAGGGATTGCTAAAGGAGGGTGCGTACAGGAAAAGGCAGACCATTATTTTGTGTGCTTCATGGTGTTACGTGGTAGCGATGGGGTCCTTGGTTTTcttgttttattttcttttctctgTTATTATTTTCTTTTTTGCCAGTAAGCTAAAACATGGATGTGCAACAGGACATCCTTTTTTTTAGTTTGTGCAACAGGACATCTATTACCACATGTTATTATGCATCAGAAAAAAACGGTAATGTTCTGTCTAGGACGTTTGGTCCGTCCGCATGGCCCAATTGGTGAGCCGCTGATGCCCACGAGGCTTTCTTATCCGCTCCTATATCTGCTCCCCCTTCAGGCACCGCAATTTCTTAAAAAAACATCGTCGCAGCGCTGCGAGTTCGTGACTGCGCTCCCGCCCGCCTTCCGCAATGCCGCCGCGCTCGGGAGCATCCCACACTGCTCTGTGCCCCGCGTGCCCACCTCCCTCAACGCCACCGCGCCTGACCACATCCCACGCTGCTCTGCGCCTCGCGCCatgcccccatccacctcgcccGTCACAGAAGGAGAGGTAGGGGAGGCCTGCACCCCCATCCAGCGCGTGTGTCGGGCTGTCGGCATGAAGGAGAGGCCTGCGCGCTGCGCCTGGGGTGTACGCTGGACCATTGCTCTCGTTGTCCCCTTAACCCGAGTTTGTTGGCTACCGAAATTCCCCGCCAGGTAGGCTGTGGCCGCCGGCGACGctctgtttcaagtgtttcgggcgtttcagacttatgtttcaagtgtttcatctggatgttataaaagtagatctgagatgtttcatatgttgcaatgacaatatacgcatgtttcaagcgtttttcattggatgttgtatatgtttgctATGGCTacacacgcatgtttcaagtgtttgttTTCATGTGTTACAGATATTTCATATTTATGTTGCAAAAGTGAatccgaatgttgcatatgttgtttgggctatacatgcatgtttcaagagCATATTTAAATGTTTCATCCGTTTTAGTTGTATATTGCTGAAAGTTTTATCTTTATATTTTAAAAGTAGAGTGTCGCGTACGTTGCAATACACACCGGTGACTAGCGGACAGCGGCGCCTCGGTGCTGCTGTCGGGGCGTCGTGGTTCACGTGCGGGCGCGGGATGGATACGGTAGGCTACTGCTGCTGCCAGGTCGCTGCTGTGGTTCGCGTGCGGGCGCGGGGGCACGGTTCCAGACGCTAGTGCGCGATGCAGGTAGGCGTGGGACGCAGGACGCGATACGTAGCTCCGTCGAGACAGCCGCTGCCTCCGGAGCCGGATTTGACGTGGGATGAAGGGAGTCACGTGCGTCGGATGTGAGTTGTGGGAGCTGCGACGAAGGGAGTCGCGTGCGCCGGATGTGAGTGTGGGAGCTGCGTCCGGCCGGACGTTGCGTTTAGGGCGTACCGTCGCTAGTCGTCCCGGTAAAGAAAAGGTGTCGTGCTGGCTTGCTGCTACTCGTTCCCTGACTAGTTGACAAGTCCTTTGGGCCTCGGGATGTCCGTGGAAATATTGGGCCAAGATGTTTCGGTACAGGCTGGGCTTCTTCGTGGGCACACGACGATAAGTTAGGATTTATATACGGCGGTCCAATTAAAATAAACCAACCCCATCCACACAAGCCACAACGTTAGCGAGAAACGACCAAGTAACCGAATAATACGGGTTCACATTCACAATTCAGTCAACCAGTCCTAAATAAATTCCACTGAAAAACCTAAGAATCATCGGGTCTTACGAAAAATAAGTAACAATCTTTTATGGAAGCAAATATCCGCGTACGGAGAGGCCTCGGGAGGACGCATTCGATTGCCCATATTCGAaacgaaaaagtctacttaacccccacaTATTAACTATGGTCTACTTCACACCcaaaactatgaaaccgtctattttaccctatgaacttttaaaaccgtctattttacccccctggcggttttcgacggtggttttgctacagtatcagtggttttgctatagtgatggtggttttgtctttttcttttttatttatttctggtgaatctttaaaaaatcatagtaaatcacagaaaaattataaaatggaaaatctaattttgttggactccacatgagtagatctacacaatgaacatgtaatatgatatgctttagtataaaatttttgctgtagttttagattaattgaaaaatccaattttgtctgtaattaattggaacaatttatagctgcagcttctgtggtccaattatggtgaaatttttatggtaggctaattattgtatgcttgaactatagtaaaaatttcgtactcattggaccatgtataacttagttatagataaattccaattaattacagacaaaattagattttccaattaatctaaaggtacagcaaaacctttgtactaaagcataccacattatatgttaactatgtagatctactcatgtggagtccaacaaaattggatttttcattttatgatttttctatgatttactatgattttttaaagattcaacgAAAAATAAATAGGTAAAAGAAAAGGTgaaccaccgttactgtagcaaccaTCGTTACTGTAGTAAACCACAGTTGAAAACTGTCcgagggggtaaaatagacggttttatagttttgGGAGTGAAGTAGACCACAGTTGATAGGTGGgggttaagggggtgtttggtttctacaggaaaattttagtccatgtcccatcgaatatttggacacatgcatgaagtattaaatatagacgaaaaaaataactaattgcacagattgtggctaatttgcgagacgaattttttaagcctaattagtccatgatttgacaatgttgtgctacagtaaatatgtgctaatggcggattaattaggcttaataaattcgtctcgtaaattagtctccatctatgtaattagttttataattaactcatatttaattctcctaaatagcatccgaacgtccgatgtgacatggactaaaatttagtccaggaaaccaaacaccttctaaaagtagactttttccaaattTGAAATGAGCGCATAGTTTTCAGATACAGCAAGACTGGATCGTATCGAAGAGACGACGGCAAGTAAGGCACGTGGCATCCTGTGGTTCGACCATCAGGATACAGTAACTCGATAATGTGGGGTCCAGCGCCTGCAAGTTTGAAAAAGAAATTCTGGGGAGATGAACAGGCCCGCTCCAACGGTCGGATTCCTCGAATTCAAATCCGGCCGCGCTTTCTAGTTTCTGCCTTTATATACGACCCCCACGCTCCCCGTCGTTCGCTTTTCCGGATGACCCATCGCAGCTTCGCATTCGCTACGCACCCCAGCTGAGCCAAGCCGAGCGGAACCAGATCGgacgagaggaggaggaggccaaacGGCGGAGAGGAAGAGAGATCGAGGTGACAGGACAGTAAGACGGTCGCCGCCGCCCGCAGCGAAGAGAGCATGGACTTCCTCGCGCTCCCCCGCCGCGACCTGCAGGCGCTGTGCAAGCGAAACGAACATCCGCGCCAACATGACcaatgccgccatggccgacgccctCCGCGCGCTCCCCAAGGTAGGCACCCTCGCTTCCTCGCCCCGTTGCGCGTAAATCGGCAGATCTGGGCTCTGTGAGTTAAATACTTGCTACCTTACGCGTTCCGTAATTCTGTTCCAGGTCGAAGGGATCGAGGAGTACGTCAAGGTTCTGCAGCCGTTCGCCGTGCCGCAAACGGCGGTTAAGTCGGTGAATGAGGAGCAGAAGCCGAAGAAGCAGGAGAGGCCGCTTCCatgcggccgccgcgccacggCCAAGTCATCGGAGCCAATTGAGCCAGAGGAAGACAAGGAAAAGTTAGAGGAGGATGCGAAGCAGCAGTCGAACAAAGAGGATGCGCAGACACCTGGCGTCGGGCGGCGCGGTGCCAGCCGGCGCGCTAGGCCCGTGCCTACCGTGCCTCTGCCGACCGGGCAAGGCAGTGGCGGAGGAGGACGGCCAAGAGGACAATCTGAAGCGGGAGGCCAACAGGGATAATGCGCCTGCGCCCGTCGTGGGCCGGCGTGGTGCCAGCCGGCGCGCTCGACCCTCGTCTGCTGTGGCCGCGCCGGCAGCCGACTCGGAGGTTGCAGGTGCGGAAGGGGAGCAGATCGAggagggtggtggtggaggaccTCAAGCGGGAGGCGACCATGGATGATTCGCCGGCCCTTGGCGTAGGCCGCCGCGGTGCCAGCCGACGCGCTCGGGCTGCGCCTTCTGTTGCTGCGCTAGCCGGCAAATTGGTAGCGGAGGAGCAGAGGGCCCCGATCCCACGCGGGCCCTCGTGTCAAGGCCAAGGGCACCTCGACCGAGACTATCAGGTTGGACGACAGCGATGATGAGCAAAAGGAGGATGCGAAGCCGGAAGGGGAGGAGGACGCTCAAATCCTTGGCGTGGGTCGGCGCGGAGGTGCCAGCCGGCGCGCTCGGGCGGCGCCTGCTGTAGCTGCGCCAGAAGCTAACGCAGAGGAGGAGCAGAGGGCCCCTGTCCCACGCGGCCGCCGAATCAAGGCCAACTCGACCGAGCTTATCAGGCTGGACGACAGCAAGGAGGAGAAAAAGCAGGACACGAAGCCGGAGGAAGAGAAGGGAGATGCGCCAGCAATTGCTGTGGGGCGGTGCGGTGCCAGCCGGCGCGCGCCTGCCCATTCAGAAGCTCCGGAAGCTCCGGCTACGAGGAGAAGCGCTGCTGCAAGTAAAGCTAAGGCAGGGTATGTGGCCGTGGAGGCAGTACCTATCCGAGCCACTCGTCAGCGTAAGCCAACGATGAAAGCAGCGGCAGAGGAGAAGGCACCACGGAGGGCCACGAGGAGGGGCGCTGTGATGAGGACCCTTTTGCAGCAGGAGGTACAAGATGAAGCACAAGGTGAGAACTGAGGAGTGATTTCATCCCAATTAATGTGCACTAACTGGGATGCTGCTTCTGTTGATGCTAATTTTGGTTGCTGAACCAGGTGTCTTCTCTGATGCAGAGGCTGTGGGTGCACCAGTTGTGTCCGTGGAGGCGGTACGCATCCAGGAGACTCGCCACCGTAAACCGACAATGAAAGCAAGCAGCTGCTGCTGCAAAGGGAGAGGAGAAGGCACCACCAAGGGCCACGAGGAGGGGCACGGTGATGAGGACCGTTCTGCAGCCGGAGGTACAAGAGAAACCGCAAGGTGAGAACTGAAGAGTGTTTTCATCCCAATCAATGTGCACCAACTAAAATGCTTCATTTGTTGATGCCAAATTTGATTGCTGAACCAGGTGTCTTCTCTGGTGCAGAGGAGGTCAATACTGAAGATTGTCTTAGCTGTCAAGAGGAGGGTGATGTGGCTGTTGATAAGGTGCTGCATGACTCGGTGGATGACACCATTCTTCTTGATTGTTCAAGTGATATCAGCTTGGTTAAAGTGGAGAAGGCAGGAAACATCACAAGTGAGATGCCTGAGAACCAAGCGGcatttgatgatgatggtgataaaCCGAATGGAGTGGTTAATGGTGACAGCATGTCCGAAACCACAGTGACAGATGAAGTTGTTCAGGAAGAAAAGGGAGTACTGATCACCAATGAGATGCCGCAGGGGACAGCTGGCAATGACATGGAGGATGATCAGTTTGAAACTATTTTTGTTCAAGCTGATCAAGTAGTCACTGCTGACATGGAGGTCAATACTGAAGATGGTCTTAGCTGTCGAGAGGAGGGTGATGTGGTTGCTGATAAGGTGGTGCATGACTCGGTGGATAACACCATTCTTCTTGATTGCTCAAGTGATATCAGCTGGGTTGAAGTGGAGAAGGAAGGAAACATCACAAGTGAGATGCCTGAGAACCAAGCTGCATTGGATGAGGATGGTGATAAACGGAATGGAGTGGTTATTGGTGACAGCATGTCCCAAGCCACAGTGACAGATGAAGTTGTCCAGGATGAAAAGGGAGTACTGATCACCGATGAGATACTGCAGGGGACAGCTGGCATGCATGACATGGAGGATGATCAGTTTGAAACTGTTTTTGTTCAAGCTGATCAAGTAGTCACTGCTGACAACCTGCCGGAACAAGTGACAGATTGTGAATTTACTGTGGAGGTGAACACATCACTGATAGTTGATGAAAGACAACAGAGCACAGTTAGAATAGATGAAAATGTTGTCGAGGATCGTTCTGAAACTGATGGTGTTCATTCCAATGAACAGATAGAAGTGGTAACTACTGACAAAGTTCCAGAGCTCAAGCTGATAGAAGATGTTTTAGTTCAAGCTGATCAAGTAGTCACTGATGACAACCTGCCAGATCAAGTGACTGATTGTGAAATTACTGTGGAGGAGAATACAGCAGTGATAGTTGATGAGAAGCAACAGAGCACAGTTACAATGGATGAAGACGCCGATGAACAGATGGAAGTGGAAGTGCCAGAACTCACAGGGACTAACATTGAAGTTATTGAGGAGAAGACACCACCGGGAGTTGATGAGAAGCAAAAGAGCACAGTTGCAATGGATACAGATGTCGCCAATGATCATTTCAAAACTGATGTTGTTCATGCTGATGAACTGATGGAAGTGGCAACTACTGACGAAGTGCCAGAACTCTCAGAGATAGATGATGAAGTTGTTCAGGAGGAAAAGGGAGTACTGATCACCGATGAGACGCTGCAGGGAACAACTGGAATGCATGATGACATCGAGAATGATCAGTTTGAAACTGTTACAATGGATGAAGATGTTGTCAATGATAATTTTGAAACTGATAGTGTTCGTGCTGATGAACAGATGGAAGTGGTAACTATTGACAAAGTGCTAGAACTCACAGGGACAAATGTTGAAGATGTTGAGGAGAAGACACCGCCGGTTGTTGATGAGAAGCAAAAGAGCACAGTTACAATGGATAAAGATGTCGTCAATGATCATTTCAAAACTGATGTTGTTCATGCTGATGAACTGATGGAAGTGGCAACTACTGACGAAGTGCCAGAACTCTCAGAGATAGATGATGAAGTTgttgaggagatgaagacaccaCTGATAGTTGATGAGAAGCAATTGAGCACAGCTACAATGAATGAAGACATTGTGGATGATCATTTCAAAACCCATGTTGCTCATGCTGATGAACAGAAGGAAGTGGTTGCTACTGAAGTGCCAGAAGTCACTGAGACCGACAGTGAAATTGAGGAGAAGACACCACTGATTGTTGATGAGAAGAAACAGAGCTCAGTTACAATGGATGGAGATGTTGTCTTTGATCATTTCAAAACTGATACTGCTCATGCAAATGAACAGAAGGAAGTGATAGGTATAGCTACTGAAGTGCCAGATCAAGTTACAGGGACTGACGTTGAAGTTGTTGAGGAAAAGGCAGTTGTGATTACTGAGGACATGCCAAATCAGGGGACTGTACCAAATGTCACACATACAATGGATGAATGTTTAAACGAAAACCGTTTTGGAACCGATTTTGGTCATGGCAATGAGCAGAAGAAAGCAATCACTGCTGACATTGAGCCAGAAGTCTCGAGGGCACAAGACGGGAGTGCCCTGAAGGAGATTGCATTGCTTGATGATGTCACAGAGTCCCTGTCCAAGAGCATTATCACCATGGAGCCATCAGTGTGCAAGAACAGCAGTGAGAAGAACACTGCTGGACCCATGACATTGCTAGAAGAGAAGGGAGTGAAGGTTGCAAGCGAATCCGAGGATTTGACTAAGCTTAGCTTAGGGCAGCTCAGAGCCAAGCTCAAGGAGAAACTGAATGCCAAGAAGGTAATGAACCAATTCCACTTCATCTATGTACTCTTTCCGTATATGATTCGAATGCTTAACTGGCTTGTAACATGCAGAACAAAGAAGCAGAGAAGAGGGTGGCGCTTGCCAGGGTGGACGAGAATGTTTGTCGATCCCACGTAAAGGGGCAGCAGCAGAACCTGAATCTGCAACAGCATTAACCCGGGGATGAAGCTGGCTCTGAACTCTGATATATCATGTTTGCGTCCAGATAGCATGCAGTTGTGGTGAAACCATGGTTTCCCTTACTTGGGCATCTAACTTATGTGTGAGTTGTTTTGTGTGTTTTTGTGTTTAGTTGGAGAGGCCTAAAACGATTCGGCTGTATTTGTCTATGTCCAGTCGTAGGCCAGTACCCAGCATTGACCTGTGAGGTTTGCTGGTGTGGGTTGACTGTCTTATTTCGAACTCATTGAGAATATCTGTTTGCTCCTCGTTCAATAACAAATTAGTATCAGATTGTATGGAAATGCTCCTCGTTCACATCGTTTGCTCGAAGCGATATCCTATTTTTGTGTATGCAACAAGTTCAGTGTAAGCTGATTATTTCCTGTAGTCCTGTTCCCCAACAATCCCATCCTGAGGTTTGCAGGTTGCCTGGTTATTCAGCTCTCCATTGTCAGGAACTCTGAAGGTATAATACCAGAGATTTGTTACTGTGTTCGGAGGGACCACCGGTTCCTCCCCAAAGAATTATTTCCAACCGTTGATCATAAAGAGAATTGTATATTAGTAATTTTATACTGCAGTCATTTATCTCTAATTGACAGTCCACTTTTCCATCGTCGCGGGAACTAGCAGGTATGCTCATACACCTTGTGTGTTGCCGACCGCTATTGCCAGTTCCGCTTCGCTACAGGGTACGGCCTACAccttttccttccttccttcATTCAGTAAAATTAAAGAAACGCGTGTTGTTTAATTCTGGTATTAGAATGCTTAGCTGCCAGTATGGCGAGGATGCAAATTGCATCCTCTCTGCATTATTGTTAATTGCTACCTGGTTGTTCAGTGATTATGTGCATTGCTACTTGGATGCCCTGTTGAGCAGGGTGCTGTCAGTTCCAGATGATTTCTTCTAGCTGCACAGTTTACTCTGACAGTACAAAGTGTTAGTATTGTTTGAACAGGGTAAGCAATTTACAAGGTGAGGGATAAGGGGAAGCAACAGTACTTAGAACCCATTGGTGTCAGCGTATAATCAAAACTTGAAAGGGATTACTACCTGCTCAAAAATACAAAGTAGAGCTGGATATGAAGCTAGATATTCAGACTACAATCAGATTTATTGAAGTCACTGCATAGGTATCTGTTGATGTGCCTTGCCTTTGGCTGTACCATTACGATTTATTTGAGCCCAATCTGTATGGAATTATTAATTGTTATATTTATTCTTTCATCTATTGAGTTTCAAATCTGTTAAACTTCACAAGTGTGAGCTATTTTAAAGTCCTGGGGTTTATTATTTTGGTTCAGACGGTCTTGGTGCACCTTATCTGCGTAACAACGTGCTTGTTAGCTAAAGCCAAACTCTTCCTTTTCTG
This region includes:
- the LOC136498006 gene encoding LOW QUALITY PROTEIN: uncharacterized protein (The sequence of the model RefSeq protein was modified relative to this genomic sequence to represent the inferred CDS: inserted 2 bases in 1 codon; deleted 4 bases in 4 codons), with protein sequence MDFLALPRRDLQALCKRNNIRANMTNAAMADALRALPKVEGIEEYVKVLQPFAVPQTAVKSVNEEQKPKKQERPLPCGRRATAKSSEPIEPEEDKEKLEEDAKQQSNKEDAQTPGVGRRGASRRARPVPTVPLPTGKAVAEEDGQEDNLKREANRDNAPAPVVGRRGASRRARPSSAVAAPAADSEVAGAEGEQIEEVVVEDLKREATMDDSPALGVGRRGASRRARAAPSVAALAGKLVAEEQRAPIPRGPRVKAKGTSTETIRLDDSDDEQKEDAKPEGEEDAQILGVGRRGGASRRARAAPAVAAPEANAEEEQRAPVPRGRRIKANSTELIRLDDSKEEKKQDTKPEEEKGDAPAIAVGRCGASRRAPAHSEAPEAPATRRSAAASKAKAGYVAVEAVPIRATRQRKPTMKAAAEEKAPRRATRRGAVMRTLLQQEVQDEAQGVFSDAEAVGAPVVSVEAVRIQETRHRKPTMKAXAAAAAKGEEKAPPRATRRGTVMRTVLQPEVQEKPQGVFSGAEEVNTEDCLSCQEEGDVAVDKVLHDSVDDTILLDCSSDISLVKVEKAGNITSEMPENQAAFDDDGDKPNGVVNGDSMSETTVTDEVVQEEKGVLITNEMPQGTAGNDMEDDQFETIFVQADQVVTADMEVNTEDGLSCREEGDVVADKVVHDSVDNTILLDCSSDISWVEVEKEGNITSEMPENQAALDEDGDKRNGVVIGDSMSQATVTDEVVQDEKGVLITDEILQGTAGMHDMEDDQFETVFVQADQVVTADNLPEQVTDCEFTVEVNTSLIVDERQQSTVRIDENVVEDRSETDGVHSNEQIEVVTTDKVPELKLIEDVLVQADQVVTDDNLPDQVTDCEITVEENTAVIVDEKQQSTVTMDEDADEQMEVEVPELTGTNIEVIEEKTPPGVDEKQKSTVAMDTDVANDHFKTDVVHADELMEVATTDEVPELSEIDDEVVQEEKGVLITDETLQGTTGMHDDIENDQFETVTMDEDVVNDNFETDSVRADEQMEVVTIDKVLELTGTNVEDVEEKTPPVVDEKQKSTVTMDKDVVNDHFKTDVVHADELMEVATTDEVPELSEIDDEVVEEMKTPLIVDEKQLSTATMNEDIVDDHFKTHVAHADEQKEVVATEVPEVTETDSEIEEKTPLIVDEKKQSSVTMDGDVVFDHFKTDTAHANEQKEVIGIATEVPDQVTGTDVEVVEEKAVVITEDMPNQGTVPNVTHTMDECLNENRFGTDFGHGNEQKKAITADIEPEVSRAQDGSALKEIALLDDVTESLSKSIITMEPSVCKNSSEKNTAGPMTLLEEKGVKVASESEDLTKLSLGQLRAKLKEKLNAKKNKEAEKRVALARVDENVCRSHVKGQQQNLNLQQH